One part of the Terriglobia bacterium genome encodes these proteins:
- a CDS encoding PD-(D/E)XK nuclease family protein codes for MSRRRIPGLKQVAPVPDDVPDGFFLVRVDCLSYRWHPRHPYFQIRLSVRDPAAFAGRVLSGRLFCSARNLWKLSWFLRDFGYDPDLLGREEVDERAVRETRASTVSGRTFELALGALFRREDPAAAFWDEWQRYRGLKLEYSRGDSWDKMFDEAVQLLGLFAGQERVRIEEPQQQLQVKYVQPLRGGSEFVAFIDAIGELDGRFCLLEWKTTGARYPEQPRGLYALDPQLVAYSWITGIAEVAMVVFVRKKMPEIQYLPVTISESQLQEYGALVQQTIRRIEQAQFLPHPGVRYPQNGCLSCACQGLCLQQPELVECRLERRPGGDAFDWLDDVAA; via the coding sequence ATGAGCCGACGCCGCATCCCTGGCCTGAAGCAGGTAGCGCCCGTGCCGGACGATGTGCCCGATGGTTTTTTCCTGGTGCGCGTCGATTGTCTCAGCTACCGCTGGCACCCCCGTCACCCCTACTTTCAGATCCGGCTTTCGGTCCGAGACCCGGCTGCTTTTGCGGGTCGAGTGCTTTCCGGCCGCCTTTTTTGCTCGGCACGAAACCTGTGGAAGCTCAGCTGGTTCCTGCGCGACTTCGGCTACGATCCCGATCTGCTGGGCCGCGAAGAAGTCGATGAGCGCGCGGTGCGGGAGACGCGCGCCTCGACCGTATCCGGCCGCACCTTCGAACTGGCCCTGGGTGCACTGTTCCGGCGCGAGGATCCGGCGGCCGCGTTCTGGGACGAATGGCAGCGATACAGAGGGCTCAAGCTCGAGTACAGCCGGGGCGACAGCTGGGACAAGATGTTCGACGAGGCCGTCCAGCTGCTCGGACTCTTCGCCGGACAGGAAAGGGTTCGGATCGAAGAACCGCAGCAGCAGCTGCAGGTGAAATATGTCCAACCTCTGCGCGGCGGCTCCGAGTTCGTAGCCTTCATCGATGCCATCGGCGAGCTGGACGGCCGCTTCTGCCTGCTCGAGTGGAAAACAACTGGGGCACGTTACCCGGAGCAGCCTCGCGGGCTCTACGCGCTCGACCCGCAACTGGTCGCCTACAGCTGGATTACGGGTATCGCCGAAGTAGCGATGGTGGTCTTTGTCCGCAAGAAGATGCCCGAAATTCAATACCTTCCAGTGACGATTTCCGAATCGCAACTCCAGGAATATGGGGCGCTGGTGCAGCAGACCATCCGCCGCATTGAACAGGCCCAGTTTTTGCCCCACCCCGGCGTTCGGTATCCGCAAAACGGATGCCTCAGCTGCGCCTGCCAGGGGCTGTGCCTGCAGCAGCCCGAACTGGTCGAGTGCCGCCTTGAGCGGCGGCCGGGAGGCGACGCGTTTGATTGGCTTGACGATGTTGCGGCCTAA